The Geobacillus genomosp. 3 genome segment CGGCGTTTTGTTCCTCACCGCCAAACCGTTGTTCCCGTTCCAGCTCTTTAAACAGCAGGTACGTATCAATATTGCCTGTTTGGCTAAACAACTTCCACGTAAACTCAAGCATGGAATGACACCTCTTTCCGCCTGCAGGCATTGCGTATTGGTGGTCTACCTATAGGTTGGCTCGGGCAAAAATGGTTTATGTCGCGTAAAATTTTCTAGCCGTCAATACTCGTCTTCGCGAAAACCAAAATCGCGCAGCTGCGCAAGACGGTTGCGCCAATCTTTTTGCACCTTTACCCACAGCTCCAAAAACACTCTTGACCCAAGCAGCGCCTCAATGTCAGCGCGCGCCCGCTGCCCGATTTCCTTCAGCATCCGGCCTTGTTTGCCGATGATAATCCCTTTTTGCGAATCGCGCTCAACAACGATAACAGCGCCGACGTATACCGTGCCTGTCTCCTCGCGCCGCTCGATGCGTTCGACAACGACAGCAATCGAATGCGGAACCTCCTCACGCGTTAAGTGAAGCGCTTTCTCGCGAATGAGCTCAGCGATGATAAACTGTTCCGGATGGTCGGTAATCTGATCCGGCGGATAATATTGCGGCCCTTCCGGCAACCGCTGTTTAATTTGCTCCAGCAGACGTTCGACATTGTTCCCTTCAAGCGCCGAAATTGGCACGATCTCGGCAAAAGGGTACAAGTCTTTGTACCGGTCAATGAGCGGCAGCAGTTCATCCGGGTGGACGCGGTCGATTTTATTGATGACCAAAAACACCGGAGTATGGACTTCGTTCAACCGCTCGATAATAAACGCCTCGCCGCGCCCGAACCCTTCCTCCGCATTGACCATAAACAAAACCAAATCGACTTCGCGCAGCGCATTGAGCGCCACTTTCATCATAAAGTCGCCGAGCTTATGCTTCGGTTTATGCACCCCGGGGGTGTCGATGAAAATGATTTGCGCGTCATCATCCGTATAAACACCTTGAATTTTATTGCGCGTCGTTTGCGGCTTGTCGCTCATAATGGCGATCTTTTGCCCGATAACGCGGTTTAAAAACGTCGATTTTCCTACGTTCGGTCTTCCGATAATGGCAACAAATCCCGATTTGTATCCTTCTTTATTCATGCATATCCTCCGCTGCAAAAGCTTCCGGCAGTAATTCGTCAACGGTCATGACTTTGACATCGCCGTTTAAGTTGGCCAAAATCACTTTCATATCGCCGGGGCAAAGTTCGGCGATCACTTGGCGGCATGCGCCGCACGGCGGCACCGGACGGGGGGTGTCTGCAATGACTGCGAGGGCGGCAAACTCCTTCTCCCCTTCCGAATACGCCTTAAACAGCGCGGTTCGTTCCGCACAATTGCACATGCTGTAGGCAGCGTTCTCAATGTTACAGCCGCGGTACACGCTGCCGTCTTTCGTTAACAGCGCGGCGCCAACTTTAAACTTTGAGTAAGGCACGTAGGCGAGTTCGCGCGCTTTTTTCGCTTCGGCAATGAGCTGCTCGATCTCCACGAATAACTCTTCCTTTCCTGAAAGCAAACGCTGCTTTCTTTTATTTTACAAAAAAACGCTACAAATTTCATCATCTGAAACGAAAATGTAACAGAAAAATTAGAATTTTCTTTCTCGTTCGTTTAGCGAAGATGCGGCCAAAACAGCAGCCCCCCGATGATGACAGCCAGTCCGGCGGCCACGAGCACAGCCGCAGCGGCGATATCTTTCGCCGCTTTCGCCAGCGGATGAAACTCCTCTGTCACTAGGTCGACGGTGCGCTCAACGGCCGTATTGACGAGCTCAAGCGTGATGACTGCGCCGGCTGTTAGCAGCAGCACGATCCACTCCCACCGCGACAATCCAACGATGCCGCCGACCGCAAAGGCAACAACGGCGGCCGCCAAGTGAAAGCGCAAATGCGCTTCCTCCTTCACCGCCGCCTTCATTCCCGCCCAAGCCCAAGCGAAACGATCCCGTTCCCGTACGCCGCGCATGGCTTATCTCGTCAACCCGAACTGCGTCAATATTTCCTCCTGCTTGGCAAACATGACCCGCTCCTCCTCTTCCGTCTCGTGGTCATAGCCAAGCAAGTGCAAAAAACCGTGCACGGCCAAAAATCCGAGCTCGCGCATGAATGAGTGCCCGTATTCTGCGGCCTGCTCTTTCGCCTTCGGAATGGAGATGACAATATCACCGAGCACCGGCGGCACATCGGCGCCAATGATGTCAACTTCGCCTTCCCCCTCCTCTTCAAGGGCGAACGACAGTACGTCCGTCGGGGCATCTTTGCCTCGGTAATCGCGGTTCATCACGCGAATGCGTTCGTTGTCAACGAACGAAACGCTTACTTCCGCCCCCTCCGGCACGTTCTCAACAGCCGCCGCTTCACAAATAAGCCGCTCGAGCGTCTCCATTTGCTCGGCTGTTACTTCGTTCGTCTCATCGATAAAGTCGATTTGAATCGTCATGCATGCTTCACCTTTTCCTTTCGTACTTCCGGATATTCGATGCGCGAATGAAAGACGCCGTTTAACGTCTCACAAAGCGAACGGGCAACCACTTCCAGCTCTTTCAACGTAATGTCGCACTCGTTCAGCTGGTTGTCTTGCAGACGGTCAGCGATAATCGCCCGGACGATTTTTTCAATTTTTTCTTGCGATGGATTGGCTAACGAGCGAACGGCCGCTTCGACGCTGTCGGCAATATTGATGACCGCCGCTTCTTTCGTCTGCGGCTTCGGACCGGGATAGCGAAACTCCGCCTCGGAAACAAATTCGGTTTGCTCGCGTGCCTTATGGTAAAAGTACTTGAGCAACGTCGTGCCATGATGTTGTTCGGCGATGTCGACAATCTCCTTCGGCAGCCGGTGTTTGCGAAGCAAGGCAACGCCGTCGGCGACATGGGCGATAATAATATTTTTGCTCAATTGCGGCGACAAATGGTCATGCGGATTGCCGCCCATTTGGTTTTCAATGAAATAACGCGGCCGTTTCGTCTTGCCAATGTCATGGTAATAACAGGCGACGCGCGCCAACAAGCCGTCGGCGCCAATCGCCTCGCACGCCGCCTCAGCCAAATTGGCGACCATGACGCTATGATGGTACGTGCCCGGCGCCTCGGTCAACAATTTCCGCAGCAGCGGGTGGTTCGGGTTGGACAACTCTATGAGCCGGAGCGGCGACAAAATGCCGAACGTCGTCTCCAACACCGGCAGCAGCCCGATCGTCAAAATGGCGGAAAAAATGCCCGAAGCCGCCGCCATGATGACAAAGAGAGTGAGCTCCATCAACGAATAGCGGCCATTTTTTAACAGCAACAGCGAAAGGAGCGAGACGATATTGACGGTAGCGACGAGCACGCCGGCCCGCCAAATTTTCGTCTTTGCCAGCTCCTTTGGCAGACAAAACGTTCCGGCCAAGCCGCCGGCAAGCAAATAGACGGCCAAGGACACGGACACCACACCGGTCGCTCCAATTTCCTCATTGAACAGCAGGCTGCCGCACACCGCCCCGATGACCGCTGTCATTATCGCCAGCCGTTCGCCGAGCAGCACGCGGACGAGCATTGGACCGAACGCCGCCGGAACGAGGTAGCCGACCGAAACAGCGCCGCCGGACGGCAGAAGACGGATCAGCACCATCACCGCCATCATAAATGTGAAAATAGCCGTATAAAGCGACAGCTTTTCATTTGTCGTTTCGGGACGGAAATAGTAAACGAGCGGCGAAAGCAAGAGCAGCACGAACAAAAACAATCCGGCCGCCGGCCATAGCGGGCGCCCACCGCTGAGCAGCCCGACAAGCTCAAGCCGATGATAAATGTCGCTCGTAATAAACTGCCCCTCTTCGACGATCACTTGTCCTTGCAAAATTTTCACCGGCTTCACTTCATCCATCGCCTGCCGCCGTTTTTCTTCAGTCGCCGTCCGGTCGTACACGACGTTCGGAATAATCGCCCGTCGGCACAGCTTGGCAACCGTTTCGCGAAGCGTCGGCGACAGCGCTGCGTATTCAAGCTCTTTCGCCGCCTTCGCGCGCGCCTCGTCAAGCTCAGCTTGGGAAATACGTTCGCTCATGGCCGCGTGCACGGCCGTCAACGCCGCCTCTTTCGCCGTCTCGAGCTCATCGGGAGCAGCGTTTAGCAACCGCTGCCATTCTTCGGCAGACAAATGGGCGAGCCACTCCGGCGGCAGCCGCTCTTCAAGCTTAGCCGCCAAATCGCCGGGCGAGCGATCCGATCCCGCCTCATGCTGCACACTCTCGATGGCGGCAAACAGCGAGGAAAGAAGATCGACGCGGTTTTCGGCATATTCTTTTTTCAACGTGTAAACGTCCGCTACTTTGGCGGCTGCCTCTTCTTTCAGCCTCGCTGTCGCCTCCTTATCCTCCACCGTCACCGGCGAACGGATCGTTTCTTTGGCGACATCAAACAGGCGCAGCTCATATTGGCGCGGCTTCACTTGCCAGTACAGGACGGCAAACAACAGCACAACCAAAAACAAAAACAACCAAAAGCGGACGAAGCGGACATCTTTTGTCCGCTCAAGAAAAAAACGAAGCCTTCCCACCGGTTTTCCCCTCGCTTTTCAAGAAAAGACCATGCGCTCCGGATCTTTTTTCTATAAGCCGGCCTCATCGTAGGCGTCAATAATTTTCGCCACAAGCGGATGGCGGACAACGTCAGACTGCTCTAAAAATACGAAGGCGATGCCGCTAATGGACGCCAAAATGCGTTTGGCGGCCGCAAGCCCCGATTCAACCCCTTTCGGCAAATCGACTTGCGAAATGTCGCCCGTAATGACCATTTTCGATCCGAAACCGAGCCGGGTTAAAAACATCTTCATTTGCGCCGGCGTCGTATTTTGCGCTTCATCAAGAATGACAAAAGCATCCTCGAGCGTCCGGCCTCGCATGTAGGCGAGCGGGGCGATTTCAATCGTGCCGCGCTCAATGAGCCGCTGCACATACTCTGCCCCGAGCACGTCGTTTAACGCGTCGTACAGCGGGCGCAAATACGGGTCGACTTTCTCTTTCAAGTCGCCGGGCAAAAAACCGAGGCTCTCCCCCGCCTCGACAGCCGGACGGGTTAAAATGATGCGTTTGACGCTGCCATTTTTCAGCGCCTTTACCGCCATGACGACAGCCAAGTATGTTTTCCCGGTGCCGGCCGGCCCGATGCCGAACGTCAAGTCGTGCTGTTCAATCGCCGCAACATAATAGCGCTGGCCTAACGTTTTGACGCGAATCGGCTTTCCTTTGGCGTTTTTCGTAATCTCCTCGTCATACAGCTGAACAAGGCCGTCAAGCGCCCCTTTTTTCGCCAGCTGAACGGCGTAAATGATGTCGCGCTCACTGACCGCCACCCCTTTGCGGATGACGATCAACAAATGGCGCAACAGCTCGTCAACAAGCTGGACTTGCTGCGGCGTACCGGAGACGTTGACCGTCTCCCCGCGCGTCACAATTGATACGCCGAGCTCCTCTTCGATTCGCTTTAAATGGGCGTCATGGACACCAAAGAGCGCCGCCGCTTCCTGCTGATTGCGCACATGTTGGCTGATCGTAACAAACTGCTCCGACATTCTCAATCTCCTTGAACGATTGGTTGTGGTACGGCAATATTTTCGATGACTTCGTAATGCAATTCTACCCTTACTTTACCACTCTCTTTCCTCTGATGCAAAACTTTTTCGCCGCGAATGGCCGCCTCCTCCGGCAGCTTGGCCCGCAATTCGCGGCGGGCGATTTTTTTCGCTTCTGCGAACGCTTCCTCCCATGTATAGCTCCGCTTCACCACTTCCGCCTCGCGGATGGTGACGCGCTCGTAGTAAAACGGCAAGTCCCATTTCCAAAAGCGGAACGGTCGTTTTTCCTTCTTGATGATCGTGTGGGCAAACGGCGGCTTCTTCCATCCCCAAACCGGAAGGGAAAAGCGGCCAAAACCGATATAATGATGCTCGGTGAACTCGCCGGTCAACACATGAAACGTCGTCTCAAGCGGCAGGACAACGGTAGACTTGTACCATGTTTCGCCAAATACTTTCCCGGTGGCCGGCACAAATTTCGTCCGCCCTTCGGCTCCGATAATGCCGGAAACGAGCAATTGACCCTTTTGTACGTAATCGTTGACGGAAACGAGCGGTTGTCCTTCCTCAACGAATAAATCAGCCACCACCGCCTCTTTTTTCGCGACTAAATGGCGTGGGGGCGCCGGCTGTTTCGGTTCCGGAATCTCTTTTTCGACAACGCGGAAGTGAAGCGATGTTCCCTCCCATTGAACACCGATCCACGTGATGTCGTGGATGCGTTCCGTTAGCTTTTTTTGCATTGTTTCTGGATCATCAAGCAAAAATTGGAACGCGCCGCGTTCGACTCCCATTCGTTTCAGTTCGCGGGAAATTTGATGTTCTGTCTCTGGGGTCGCGCCTTCGATGTCAATGTTCCAAACGATGTTGGACAGCAAAAACATGATGGCCATAAAAGCGAGCAAGCCGAGCCAAAAGCCGCTGTTTCGCCACGCACGACGCCAAAAAAACGGCAGTCCGGTTCTCCCGACAAACGAAAGCTTGCATTCGCTTTGCCGGGCGATATGGCGCAGCCGTTTCACATCGCTGAGCTTAATGAAAAACGTCACGGTATCCCCGCTATGCTTTTTCACGTTCCATACAGCGATGCCGTTGCGCACACAGGCGTTGATCAACCGTTCCGTCCCTTTGCCTTCCGCCTTGACCCGCACGCTGCCGGCGAGCGTGTCGACCCATTCGTTTTTCATCTTTTTTCCTCCTCTATATAAACGACTTGGCTGATTTTTCCCTCCAACAAAATTTCTTCCGGCAAAATCGTTTTAATAACAAATTGTTCGCCGCGGACAAGCAGCTGACCGTTCCGCAGCAAAAGGCGGAGCTCTTTATCGCTGAACGCAAGCAGCCCGCGGTGGTTTTCGATGTAAATATGGATTTGCCCCACCATCGTAATGCGGGGCAGGTCCATCATGATGTCAGCGGGAAGCTCGAGCTTTTCCGCCATCCACCGCTTCATCTGCTGGCGCCACTTTTTCACCATTAAAAAGAACCCCCTTTCATCTCATATGTATGAGACAAAAGGGGGTTCTAGCACCGCTTTTCAAAAACAGCAGGCCCGCCTGCCGGCAAGGCCCATCGTGTTTTATGAAAGCTGTTGTTGGACTAATTTATTGACGAGCGAACCGTCCGCTTTTCCTTTCACTTTCGGCATGATCGCACTCATGACTTTTCCCATATCCGCCTTCGAAGAAGCGCCGACTTCCTTGATCGTCTGTTGGATCAGTTCGCGCAGCTCATCCTCTGACAGCGGCTTTGGCATATACGATTGAACGATTTCAATTTCAGTTTTCGCTTTTTCGACAAGATCTGAACGGCCAGCGTTTTCAAATTCTTGGAGGGAGTCTTTACGCTGCTTCAGTTCACGAGAAAGAACCGTCAGCTCTTCGTCTTCTGACAGCGGGCTTTTGCCGAGCTTGATCGCTTCGTTTTGCAGCGCCGCTTTCAACATGCGCAGAACGGACAGCTTTTCTTTCTCCTTGTTTTTCATCGCCTGCTTCATATCGTCATTCAAACGATCGAGAAGACTCACCGATTATACACCCTCTTTGATCCGTGCTCTTAGTGCTTGCGCTTTCTAGCCGCTTCAGATTTTTTCTTCCGTCTGACGCTTGGCTTTTCATAAAATTCGCGCTTTCTCACTTCTTGCAAAGTACCGGTTTTCGAAACGGCACGTTTAAAGCGACGAAGAGCGTCGTCGATCGACTCATTTTTGCGAACGATCGTTTTGGACATCCTGCTTCCCTCCCTCCGAACAACAACCATTGCATATTGTACTTGTCAATTATAATACATGCCGATGGAAAAGGTCAATAAAAAAAGCTTGGCCGCCCCGTCCTGTCCCGCTCTCCTTCAAAAAACGGTCATCGCCCGCGGACAAGGCCCATACATATAAGATGAAAGGGGAGATCGTCCGTGGGGCCGCTTTTGATGCTGTTTGCCATTTACACCGCCATTTTTTTGATCGGCATGTTCATGATGAAAGCCGGGTTTTACACTTTGTCCGGCCATCGGCTGAAGCGATGGCTCATGCGCTTTACCGCCACACCATGGCAAGCGTTTCTCGCCGGCTTGGCGACGACCGCGCTTGTGCAAAGCAGCTCGGCGGTGATGGTGATGACCGTCGGTCTCGTCGCCACCGGCTATTTATCGTTCCGGCAGTCGATCGGCATCATTTTAGGCAGCAATATCGGTTCAACGGTCACGACCGAGCTCATGACCCTCGATATCGGCGATGGCGCCATTTCGCTTCTTCTCGGCGGCGCGCTGCTCGTCTTGATCGGGCGTCACCGCCTCATTTACAGCATCGGGATGATTGCCGTCGGCCTTGCCGCCTTGCTGTTCGCCATGGACGGCTTCAGCAGCCTCGCTAAACCGCTGGCCGCCTATCCGCTCGTTGATGATTGGCTGCAGCAGACAAACCGTTCAACGACGGTCGGCCTCCTTGTTGGCATCGTCTTGACCGCCCTCGTTCATTCAAGCGCAGCGACAATCGGCATCGCCATGGGCTTTTTAACCGAACAGTTGTTGACGCTTCCAGCCGCCATCGCGATATTGCTTGGCGCCAACATCGGCACGTGCATTACCGGGCTGCTCGCCTCGATCGGTTCAAGCAAAGAAGCGCAGTTAACGGCCTACACCCATTTATGGCTGAACGTCACCGGCGTGGCCGTATTTCTTTTTTGGACCGAGCCGCTCGCCCGTTTCGCGGCCATGCTCAGTTCCGCGCCCGACGTGCAGCTCGCCCATGTAAGCGTCCTGTTTAACGTCATTTGTTCTGTCGCCGCCTTGCCGTTTGTCAGCGCCATTGAAACAGCTATGTTGTTTTTGCACACCCGCAGACGGACTTAATAGCCATTGCCGCCAGTTCGGCCGCTGACGATCGCCACCCCGGAGCTCGTCCCGATGCGCGTCGCCCCGGCTTCCATCATCGTTTCCGCTGTTTTCCGATCGCGGACGCCGCCGGAGGCTTTGACGCCTACTTTGTCGCCGACTGTCCGGCGCATGAGCACCACGTCCTCGACTGTCGCTCCGCCGCCCGAGAATCCAGTCGATGTTTTCACATAGTCAGCGCCCGCTTTCACTGCCAATTGGCAAGCGCGCACTTTTTCATCGTCGGTCAACAAGGCCGTTTCGATAATCACTTTCACAAGCGCCTTCCCGTCCGCCGCCTCGACGACCGCGCGAATGTCGCGCTCAACAAGCTCGTCAGCGCCGCTTTTTAACGCGCCGATATTGATCACCATATCGACTTCACGCGCGCCGTTTTCGATGGCGTTGTTCGTTTCAAACGCTTTCGTTTCCGGCGTTGTCGCCCCAAGCGGGAAGCCGATGACCGTGCAAACGCGGACATCGGTGCCGGAAAGCTCTTGTGCCGCCGTTTTCACCCACGCCGGGTTGACGCACACGGAAGCGAAGCCATATTGCTTTGCTTCTTGGCATAATTGAATAATCTGTTCTTCCGTCGCTTCTGGTTTCAGCAGCGTATGGTCGATCATTTTGGCGATATCCGCCGTCATGGAAAACCGCTCCTTTCTTCCGTTGCTGCAAAAATTGAAAGGTCTGACGTCTACCATCATACCATGTCCCTGCGACAAAAACTAGCCGTCATCTATATTCTCTCCCGTTTCCGTAAGCTTTTTAGCCCGAGGCAGCTCCATGCCAAAAAGCGAAAAACCCAGCCTAACGGCTGGGTTTTATGAGGCGTTGCACTTCGTCCTACCCGATGATGTGGATGGTTATGAGCTGACTTTTAGCGAGCGCATGGCCTCCTCCGGCACAATGCGGACAAACTCGCCTTCATTATACGGATAGCCCGCTTTCGTGATTTTCACTTTCACCAGTTCGCCGATCATCTTTTCGGTTGCCGGGAAGCGCACTTTCAAATAGTTGTCCGTATAGCCGATATACATCCCCGGCTCTTCCTTGTCGTGCTCTTCCGGAATGACTTCGAGCACTTGCCCTTCAAACCGGGAAGCGTATTCTTTTGCCAGCTGATCGGATAGGGCGATCAAACGGCGGACGCGGTCATGTTTCGTCTCCTCATCGATTTGGTCCGGCATGCGGGCCGCCGGTGTGCCGGTCCGCTTCGAATATGGGAAAACGTGCAGTTCAGAGAACCGCTGTTCGCGGATAAAGTTGTACGTCTCCATAAATTCCTCTTCCGTTTCGCCCGGGAAGCCGACAATGACATCAGACGTTACGGCGAGTTCCGGAAACACTTCGCGCAACCGGGCGAGCCGCTCAGCAAAAAATTCCACCGTATATTTGCGGCGCATCCGCTTGAGCACGGTGTTGGACCCGGATTGAAGCGGAATGTGCAAATGGCGGACGATTTTGTCCGAACGCTTCAACACATCGATCACTTCATCAGTAATTTGGCTTGCCTCAATCGACGAGATGCGGATCCGTTTCAGTCCCGGCACTTGCTCGTCCAAATCGCTAAGCAGCGCGGCAAAGTTGTAGTCTTTTAGATCGGTGCCATAGCCGCCCGTATGAATGCCGGTCAACACGATTTCCTTATAGCCGGCGGCGACGAGCTGGCGCGCCTGGCGGATGATTTCTTGCGGATCGCGCGAACGCATTAAGCCGCGCGCCCATGGGATGATGCAAAACGTGCAAAAGTTGTTGCACCCTTCTTGAATTTTCAGCGACGCCCGCGTCCGATCGGTGAACGCCGGCACGTCCATCTCTTCGAACACGCGCGTTTTCATAATGTTGTGGACCGCATTGATCGGCTGGCGTTCACGCTGAAATTGCCCGACATATTCTAAAATTTTATGACGGTCTTGCGTGCCGATCACAATATCGACGCCGGGAATCGCCATCACCTCGGCCGGCGATGTTTGCGCATAACAGCCGGTCACGCAGACGACGGCGTCCGGATTGCGGCGCACCGCGCGGCGGATGACTTGGCGGCTTTTTTTGTCGCCCGTATTGGTCACTGTGCATGTGTTGATCACATACACGTCGGCACGACTTTCAAACTCTTTCCGTTCATAACCAGCCTTTTTAAACAGCTGCCAAATCGCTTCTGTTTCATAATGATTGACTTTGCAGCCCAATGTATGGAAAGCCACTGTTGGCATGTTCTTCACCTCACTCCGCACCATCGCTGACTGTCAGCGAATGGCTTGATTTTGATATAACCAAACGGCTTCACTCCCGTTCTTTCCGACGCAGCTCCCATTCGTACGAAACAGCTGAAAGCAAGTACAGCGGCGCCGTTTCCGTCCGCAAAATGCGCGGGCCAAGGCTGCACGGAGAAAAACCGCTTTGTTGAAGACGCTCGGCCTCCTCCGGACTGAACCCGCCTTCCGGCCCAAAAACGGCCAGCAGCGAGCCGCCCGGCTTAAGGCCGGCCAGAAGCGCCGGAAGCGAGGCGTGCCGCCCTCCGCGCCCCTCCTCTTCATAGGCAAACAGCCGGTTATCAACCGTTTCCCCGAAAGCGATCAATTCCTTGAGTGAAAGCGGCGCCCACACTTTTGGCAGCAACGTGCGTTCCGCCTGTTCGGCCGCCTCTTTCGCAATTTTCCCCCAACGTTCCACTTTTTTCTCCGCTTTTTTGGCATCCCATTTAACAATCGAGCGGGCGGCCATAAACGGAAGAAAGCCGGCGGCTCCGAGCTCGGTTCCTTTCTGGATGACAAGCTCCCATTTTTCGCCTTTTGGCAACCCTTGGGCGATATAAATGCGCACCGGCAGTTCGCGCTCCTCTTCTTTCCATTGTACAATACGGGCGCGCACATGCTCATTGGCAATTTGTTCAATCGTGCACACCGCCGTGCGCCCGTTCGGAAAAACGCAGGCGATGGCGTCTTCCGGCTTCATGCGCATGACGCGGACGATATGATGGGCGTCATCGCCGCTGATGACGACGTTTTCGCCTTGACGCTCCCGATCGGAAACGAAATAGCGCTGCACCAAACATCCCTTCTTTGCTTACGGTTTGATGGCGACAAACGCCACCCAGTCTTCCATCGCAACAACTTCTTCGATGACAAACCCGGCGGCAAGCAGCCCGTCTTTGACATCCTGTTTTTTCGCCTGGATGATGCCGGACGTGATAAAGCGGCCGCCCGGCTTCAACAGCCGGAAGGCGTCGGAAGCGAAGCGCAAAATGATTTCCGCCAAAATGTTGGCGACGATGACATCAGCCGGCTCGTCAATATGGTCAAGCAAATTGTTTTGCGCCACCGTGACGATAGACTGCACTTTATTGAGCTTGACGTTCAGCCGCGCGCTGTCGACTGCCACCGGATCTAAGTCGAGCGCCCGCACTGATCCGGCGCCAAGCATGGCGGCGGCAATGCTCAAAATGCCGGATCCGGTGCCGACGTCAATGACGTCATCGCCGGGGCGCACATATTTTTCGAGCGCCTGCAGGCACATGACTGTCGTCGGGTGGGTGCCGGTGCCAAACGCCATGCCTGGATCCATTTCGATGATCAGCTCATCGCCGGAAGCCGGCTCATATGTTTCCCATGTCGGCACGATTGTAAACTTTTCCGATACTTTCACCGGATGGTAATGTTTTTTCCACGCCGTCGCCCATTCTTCCTCATTCACTTCGCTCAACGTAATGTTATTTTTGCCAAGGTCAATATCATATAGCCATAAATTGTTAATCGCC includes the following:
- the ybeY gene encoding rRNA maturation RNase YbeY, coding for MTIQIDFIDETNEVTAEQMETLERLICEAAAVENVPEGAEVSVSFVDNERIRVMNRDYRGKDAPTDVLSFALEEEGEGEVDIIGADVPPVLGDIVISIPKAKEQAAEYGHSFMRELGFLAVHGFLHLLGYDHETEEEERVMFAKQEEILTQFGLTR
- the era gene encoding GTPase Era — translated: MNKEGYKSGFVAIIGRPNVGKSTFLNRVIGQKIAIMSDKPQTTRNKIQGVYTDDDAQIIFIDTPGVHKPKHKLGDFMMKVALNALREVDLVLFMVNAEEGFGRGEAFIIERLNEVHTPVFLVINKIDRVHPDELLPLIDRYKDLYPFAEIVPISALEGNNVERLLEQIKQRLPEGPQYYPPDQITDHPEQFIIAELIREKALHLTREEVPHSIAVVVERIERREETGTVYVGAVIVVERDSQKGIIIGKQGRMLKEIGQRARADIEALLGSRVFLELWVKVQKDWRNRLAQLRDFGFREDEY
- the yqfD gene encoding sporulation protein YqfD, with protein sequence MKNEWVDTLAGSVRVKAEGKGTERLINACVRNGIAVWNVKKHSGDTVTFFIKLSDVKRLRHIARQSECKLSFVGRTGLPFFWRRAWRNSGFWLGLLAFMAIMFLLSNIVWNIDIEGATPETEHQISRELKRMGVERGAFQFLLDDPETMQKKLTERIHDITWIGVQWEGTSLHFRVVEKEIPEPKQPAPPRHLVAKKEAVVADLFVEEGQPLVSVNDYVQKGQLLVSGIIGAEGRTKFVPATGKVFGETWYKSTVVLPLETTFHVLTGEFTEHHYIGFGRFSLPVWGWKKPPFAHTIIKKEKRPFRFWKWDLPFYYERVTIREAEVVKRSYTWEEAFAEAKKIARRELRAKLPEEAAIRGEKVLHQRKESGKVRVELHYEVIENIAVPQPIVQGD
- the yqfC gene encoding sporulation protein YqfC; this translates as MVKKWRQQMKRWMAEKLELPADIMMDLPRITMVGQIHIYIENHRGLLAFSDKELRLLLRNGQLLVRGEQFVIKTILPEEILLEGKISQVVYIEEEKR
- the rpsU gene encoding 30S ribosomal protein S21; amino-acid sequence: MSKTIVRKNESIDDALRRFKRAVSKTGTLQEVRKREFYEKPSVRRKKKSEAARKRKH
- a CDS encoding GatB/YqeY domain-containing protein, which codes for MSLLDRLNDDMKQAMKNKEKEKLSVLRMLKAALQNEAIKLGKSPLSEDEELTVLSRELKQRKDSLQEFENAGRSDLVEKAKTEIEIVQSYMPKPLSEDELRELIQQTIKEVGASSKADMGKVMSAIMPKVKGKADGSLVNKLVQQQLS
- a CDS encoding diacylglycerol kinase family protein yields the protein MRGVRERDRFAWAWAGMKAAVKEEAHLRFHLAAAVVAFAVGGIVGLSRWEWIVLLLTAGAVITLELVNTAVERTVDLVTEEFHPLAKAAKDIAAAAVLVAAGLAVIIGGLLFWPHLR
- a CDS encoding cytidine deaminase, which gives rise to MEIEQLIAEAKKARELAYVPYSKFKVGAALLTKDGSVYRGCNIENAAYSMCNCAERTALFKAYSEGEKEFAALAVIADTPRPVPPCGACRQVIAELCPGDMKVILANLNGDVKVMTVDELLPEAFAAEDMHE
- a CDS encoding PhoH family protein, which produces MSEQFVTISQHVRNQQEAAALFGVHDAHLKRIEEELGVSIVTRGETVNVSGTPQQVQLVDELLRHLLIVIRKGVAVSERDIIYAVQLAKKGALDGLVQLYDEEITKNAKGKPIRVKTLGQRYYVAAIEQHDLTFGIGPAGTGKTYLAVVMAVKALKNGSVKRIILTRPAVEAGESLGFLPGDLKEKVDPYLRPLYDALNDVLGAEYVQRLIERGTIEIAPLAYMRGRTLEDAFVILDEAQNTTPAQMKMFLTRLGFGSKMVITGDISQVDLPKGVESGLAAAKRILASISGIAFVFLEQSDVVRHPLVAKIIDAYDEAGL
- a CDS encoding HD family phosphohydrolase, which gives rise to MGRLRFFLERTKDVRFVRFWLFLFLVVLLFAVLYWQVKPRQYELRLFDVAKETIRSPVTVEDKEATARLKEEAAAKVADVYTLKKEYAENRVDLLSSLFAAIESVQHEAGSDRSPGDLAAKLEERLPPEWLAHLSAEEWQRLLNAAPDELETAKEAALTAVHAAMSERISQAELDEARAKAAKELEYAALSPTLRETVAKLCRRAIIPNVVYDRTATEEKRRQAMDEVKPVKILQGQVIVEEGQFITSDIYHRLELVGLLSGGRPLWPAAGLFLFVLLLLSPLVYYFRPETTNEKLSLYTAIFTFMMAVMVLIRLLPSGGAVSVGYLVPAAFGPMLVRVLLGERLAIMTAVIGAVCGSLLFNEEIGATGVVSVSLAVYLLAGGLAGTFCLPKELAKTKIWRAGVLVATVNIVSLLSLLLLKNGRYSLMELTLFVIMAAASGIFSAILTIGLLPVLETTFGILSPLRLIELSNPNHPLLRKLLTEAPGTYHHSVMVANLAEAACEAIGADGLLARVACYYHDIGKTKRPRYFIENQMGGNPHDHLSPQLSKNIIIAHVADGVALLRKHRLPKEIVDIAEQHHGTTLLKYFYHKAREQTEFVSEAEFRYPGPKPQTKEAAVINIADSVEAAVRSLANPSQEKIEKIVRAIIADRLQDNQLNECDITLKELEVVARSLCETLNGVFHSRIEYPEVRKEKVKHA
- a CDS encoding YqzL family protein; the encoded protein is MLEFTWKLFSQTGNIDTYLLFKELEREQRFGGEEQNAEQEEIDQPIS